A window of the Schlesneria paludicola DSM 18645 genome harbors these coding sequences:
- a CDS encoding thioredoxin-like domain-containing protein: protein MNIALLCLNALRQRASKFVLLALVLALVCHRPALSADDADPKKAPKPPNADEVENPFPNRHPAPDLDGGVEWLNSSGPISIKDLRGKIVLIDFWTFCCINCMHVLPDLAYLEKKFPNELVVVGVHSAKFDNEKETGNIRNAIVRYEIEHPVVNDANMTIWRKFGVRSWPTLAVIDPEGQYCGFVSGEGNRELLEKVVEKLIAYHKSKKTLDETPLHFDLERNKSVSEPLRYPGKILADAANDRLFISDSNHNRLIVCTLTGKLIDVIGSGAIGHKDGGYAVAQFDHPQGMTLVGDTLYVADTENHLLRAIDLKQKHVSTFAGVGEQARTRAPGGTLRETALNSPWDLTVVDGVMYIAMAGPHQVWAHKLGTNTLAQYAGSGREDITNGELDQSALAQPSGIVHDGQTLYVVDSEGSAVRAITTDAKNDLSDPKGMVTTIAGPHDLPRGRSLFEFGNIDGSGDEVRFQHPLGLVHHDGSLFVADSYNHQVRQVDLKTRAVSTWAGTGKPGRELAPVQFAEPAGLAIANGTLYVADTNNHRIVLIDLATKNASELAIEGLTAPSPTADEPEPQAVTLASTKATDVERQVLVAANGIPFQIDFELPEGFKLNELLPVSYRLKADGSQKLVAKAQLGVKHEGKSSGVSANFTVPTTMTNGEAKLTLAVTYGYCRDGEGGVCKIATKTWSIPVVLQDGAKQDVIKLTAKPAK, encoded by the coding sequence GTGAACATCGCCCTGCTCTGCCTGAATGCCTTGCGACAACGTGCTTCGAAATTCGTGTTGCTGGCCTTGGTTCTTGCGCTCGTCTGTCACCGACCCGCGTTGAGCGCCGATGATGCCGATCCCAAGAAGGCGCCCAAGCCGCCCAATGCGGACGAGGTCGAAAATCCGTTTCCGAATCGACATCCCGCGCCAGACCTGGATGGCGGCGTTGAATGGCTGAATAGCAGCGGTCCGATCTCGATCAAAGATCTGCGAGGAAAGATCGTTCTGATCGACTTCTGGACCTTCTGCTGTATTAACTGCATGCATGTCCTGCCGGATCTGGCTTACCTCGAAAAGAAGTTCCCGAATGAATTGGTTGTCGTCGGCGTGCACTCGGCAAAGTTCGACAATGAGAAGGAAACGGGAAACATCCGCAATGCGATCGTGCGGTATGAGATCGAACATCCCGTCGTCAACGATGCCAACATGACAATCTGGCGCAAGTTCGGGGTTCGTTCCTGGCCCACTTTGGCGGTCATTGATCCCGAGGGGCAATACTGTGGTTTTGTTTCGGGCGAGGGCAATCGGGAGTTGCTCGAAAAAGTTGTTGAGAAGTTGATTGCGTATCACAAGTCGAAAAAGACATTGGACGAAACGCCACTGCATTTCGATCTGGAACGAAACAAGTCAGTCAGCGAACCGCTTCGTTACCCAGGCAAGATTCTGGCCGATGCGGCAAACGATCGGTTGTTCATTTCGGACAGCAATCACAATCGATTGATTGTATGTACGCTGACTGGAAAGCTGATCGATGTGATCGGCAGCGGTGCGATTGGTCACAAAGATGGCGGATATGCCGTGGCTCAATTTGATCATCCACAAGGGATGACGCTGGTCGGTGACACATTGTATGTGGCTGACACCGAAAACCATTTGCTGCGTGCCATCGATCTTAAGCAAAAGCATGTTTCCACCTTCGCCGGTGTGGGCGAGCAGGCGCGAACGCGTGCGCCTGGGGGCACGTTGCGCGAAACGGCCCTTAACAGTCCCTGGGATCTGACCGTCGTCGACGGCGTGATGTACATCGCAATGGCGGGGCCACACCAAGTGTGGGCTCATAAGCTGGGAACGAATACTCTCGCGCAGTACGCCGGATCAGGACGAGAAGACATTACGAATGGTGAGCTCGATCAGTCGGCACTCGCGCAGCCATCGGGCATCGTCCATGATGGCCAGACGCTGTACGTTGTCGACAGCGAAGGGTCCGCCGTCCGTGCCATCACCACTGACGCGAAGAATGATCTGTCCGATCCCAAAGGGATGGTCACCACGATCGCCGGGCCACACGATCTGCCACGAGGGCGAAGCCTGTTTGAGTTCGGGAACATCGACGGCAGTGGCGACGAGGTGCGTTTTCAACATCCGCTTGGGCTGGTCCATCACGATGGATCATTGTTTGTTGCCGACAGCTACAACCACCAGGTGCGCCAGGTCGATCTGAAGACCCGAGCCGTGTCGACATGGGCGGGCACCGGTAAACCAGGACGCGAACTCGCCCCCGTGCAGTTTGCTGAGCCAGCGGGGTTGGCGATTGCAAACGGGACGCTTTACGTTGCCGATACCAACAATCATCGGATTGTTCTGATCGACCTTGCGACCAAGAATGCCTCCGAATTGGCCATTGAAGGGCTGACCGCACCATCGCCGACCGCGGATGAACCAGAACCGCAGGCCGTGACTTTGGCTTCGACGAAGGCGACCGACGTCGAGCGACAGGTGCTGGTGGCGGCCAATGGGATTCCATTCCAGATCGACTTTGAACTTCCGGAAGGATTCAAGCTCAACGAACTACTGCCTGTCTCGTATCGTCTGAAAGCGGACGGGAGTCAGAAGCTGGTGGCGAAAGCACAATTGGGCGTCAAACACGAAGGAAAATCGTCGGGTGTGTCAGCCAATTTCACGGTCCCAACGACAATGACGAACGGCGAGGCGAAGTTGACTCTGGCGGTGACGTATGGCTATTGCCGCGATGGCGAAGGCGGCGTCTGCAAGATCGCGACAAAGACCTGGTCCATTCCGGTTGTCTTGCAGGATGGGGCGAAGCAGGACGTGATCAAATTGACGGCCAAACCCGCGAAGTAA
- a CDS encoding DUF1559 family PulG-like putative transporter — protein sequence MRLRRIDVVVSAAVIVVLLVLLVPAIVHTREAARRTQSKSNLKQLGGACFTYHEHFKCLPAGGTFDSDGRGYHGWMTQLLWYLDQNDIGNSLDWSQPWDSSRNSGHLLTPIPGFEIPGEQATAGPWAFPIAHYSANAHLLDVNSAVSFAEIDSEASQFLAAERYGDFVPWASPYNFRRLTTLNGDPGSYGHYSRKGCQFLYVDGHVDFVANDGFSTRRESLSGPDLVGFNMTTASLVRTPEFLVPIDALRPASIRLQSSRQSILAQRDVRGDVIRVESTDSNPKHGQRVTIHDADLTAIIQHRELQDLNLDGDFTDAGLVRICVLSKLTRLQLKSDYITEAGLLVLDQFPQLKEVRVEGSHVTDEIRDRLRIRRPACRVQPESSQSQ from the coding sequence ATGCGCCTCAGGCGGATTGACGTTGTCGTGAGCGCCGCAGTGATTGTGGTTTTGTTGGTGTTGCTTGTTCCCGCGATCGTGCACACCCGTGAGGCTGCGCGACGGACGCAATCGAAGAGCAACCTTAAACAGCTTGGCGGCGCTTGCTTCACGTATCATGAGCATTTCAAATGCTTACCTGCGGGTGGGACTTTTGATTCCGATGGTCGTGGATATCACGGATGGATGACACAACTTCTTTGGTACCTGGATCAAAATGATATCGGGAATTCGCTCGACTGGAGTCAGCCGTGGGACTCATCCCGAAACTCGGGACACTTGTTGACCCCAATTCCCGGATTCGAAATTCCCGGTGAACAGGCGACGGCCGGTCCTTGGGCGTTTCCAATAGCGCACTATTCTGCGAACGCGCATTTGCTGGACGTGAATTCCGCCGTTTCGTTTGCAGAGATCGACTCAGAGGCGTCGCAATTCCTGGCCGCGGAACGATATGGTGATTTTGTTCCCTGGGCCAGTCCGTACAACTTTCGGCGGCTTACCACGCTGAATGGCGATCCGGGTTCGTATGGTCATTACTCCAGGAAGGGGTGCCAGTTCCTTTATGTGGATGGTCATGTCGATTTCGTTGCAAACGATGGATTTTCAACGCGTCGTGAGTCGCTTAGCGGCCCTGACCTTGTCGGCTTCAATATGACGACGGCAAGTTTGGTCCGGACTCCAGAATTTCTTGTCCCGATCGATGCTTTGAGGCCCGCTTCAATTCGCCTGCAATCAAGTCGCCAATCCATCTTGGCGCAGAGGGACGTTCGAGGTGACGTGATTCGTGTCGAATCAACAGATTCGAATCCGAAGCATGGTCAGCGGGTAACGATTCACGACGCGGATTTGACTGCGATCATTCAGCATCGGGAACTTCAAGATCTGAATCTGGACGGAGATTTCACGGATGCGGGTCTCGTCCGAATCTGCGTTTTGAGCAAACTCACACGATTGCAATTGAAGTCGGATTACATCACCGAAGCGGGACTTTTGGTTCTTGATCAATTTCCACAACTCAAAGAGGTGCGTGTCGAAGGATCGCACGTCACGGACGAGATTCGCGATCGATTGAGAATCCGACGGCCCGCATGTCGTGTGCAACCTGAGTCATCCCAATCCCAATAG
- the rph gene encoding ribonuclease PH, translating into MRHDQRQPNELRTIRVQRHFVGAAPGSVLISAGRTTVLCTASIDSTLPPWKAAADPAKAVGWLTAEYSMLPGSTSPRKRRERDKMDGRSTEIQRLIGRSLRAAVDFSALGPRTITVDCDVLQADGGTRTLSITGGFIALCDAINSIRAELPIDRPVIVQSIAAISVGIVDGVPVLDLDYKEDSTAEVDLNVVMSGASQFIEVQGTAEGKPFSRTMLDQQLDLATQGISQLTRLQREALGDDWPPMTPMLIC; encoded by the coding sequence ATGCGGCACGATCAGCGACAACCCAATGAATTGCGAACCATCCGAGTCCAACGACATTTCGTCGGGGCGGCCCCAGGAAGTGTGCTGATCTCGGCTGGCCGAACGACGGTACTTTGCACGGCCAGCATCGATAGCACGTTGCCACCGTGGAAAGCGGCAGCCGATCCCGCGAAGGCGGTGGGTTGGCTGACAGCCGAGTATTCGATGCTTCCCGGCAGCACGTCACCGCGAAAGCGACGCGAACGTGACAAGATGGATGGTCGATCGACCGAAATCCAGCGTTTGATCGGTCGCAGTCTGCGCGCTGCGGTGGATTTCAGCGCCTTGGGACCGCGGACGATCACGGTGGACTGCGATGTGCTGCAGGCCGACGGGGGAACTCGAACGCTCAGTATCACCGGCGGCTTCATCGCCCTGTGTGACGCGATCAACTCGATCCGCGCGGAACTACCGATCGATCGCCCCGTGATCGTGCAAAGCATCGCCGCGATCAGCGTGGGGATCGTCGATGGGGTTCCCGTCTTGGACCTCGACTACAAAGAGGATAGTACTGCCGAAGTTGATTTGAACGTGGTCATGTCCGGCGCTAGCCAGTTTATCGAAGTCCAGGGAACTGCCGAAGGAAAACCGTTCTCGCGCACCATGCTCGACCAGCAACTGGATCTCGCCACACAGGGCATTTCACAATTGACTCGACTGCAGCGCGAAGCGCTGGGCGACGACTGGCCGCCGATGACGCCGATGCTGATCTGTTAG
- the ruvX gene encoding Holliday junction resolvase RuvX, translating to MNEPAASPIIFPTHGALLGLDYGTKRMGVAVSNSDQTVGVPVETWQVRDSTHTLRHLRELFADYRVVGLVLGLPIRTNGEEGTAAAAVREFGDWIQAQTKMPLVYIDERYSSAEAELLIWQRGESPSKRKQPLDSLAAKIILQSYLDDPTRAILPKTAP from the coding sequence ATGAACGAACCCGCCGCATCGCCCATAATTTTCCCGACGCATGGAGCCCTGCTTGGCCTCGACTATGGGACCAAGCGCATGGGAGTCGCCGTGTCAAATTCAGACCAGACCGTCGGCGTCCCCGTCGAAACATGGCAGGTTCGCGATAGCACGCACACGTTGCGCCACCTGCGCGAGCTCTTCGCCGACTACCGCGTCGTCGGGCTGGTTCTGGGATTGCCAATCCGCACGAATGGCGAAGAAGGCACCGCCGCGGCGGCTGTTAGAGAATTCGGTGATTGGATCCAGGCCCAGACGAAGATGCCACTCGTCTACATCGACGAACGCTACTCGTCGGCCGAGGCAGAATTACTCATCTGGCAGCGAGGGGAATCTCCCTCGAAGCGCAAGCAACCGCTCGACAGCCTGGCGGCGAAGATCATCCTCCAGTCGTATCTCGACGATCCCACCCGGGCGATCTTGCCGAAAACCGCACCCTAG
- a CDS encoding class I SAM-dependent methyltransferase codes for MLRDEYRQQNRTAWDRLADGSQFAKLATDQECLEPLKTLDGRGWLPASVAGLDVLCLASGGGWQSILYASAGARVTVVDLSQGMLELDDREAARRKLSVRTINASMDDLSMLMDESFDIVHQPVSTCYVPDISRVYSEIARVTRDQGLYICQHKQPTSAQITHRDERDHFVVGIEYYHTGPLPRTEDTSYRERGAVEYLHRWDELVGSLCRSGFVIEDLREPRRADRKAPVEHFGYRGRFIPPYVRMKARRLPRTRSESAAPSKLWLP; via the coding sequence ATGCTTCGTGATGAGTATCGCCAGCAGAATCGCACGGCGTGGGATCGACTTGCCGACGGCAGTCAGTTCGCCAAGCTGGCGACAGATCAAGAATGCCTCGAACCGCTGAAGACGCTTGATGGACGGGGGTGGCTGCCGGCCAGTGTCGCGGGGCTGGACGTACTGTGCCTGGCGTCGGGAGGTGGATGGCAGTCCATTCTGTACGCTTCGGCGGGGGCGCGTGTGACGGTCGTGGATCTCAGTCAGGGAATGCTCGAACTGGATGACCGTGAAGCGGCCCGCCGAAAATTGAGCGTGCGGACGATCAATGCGTCGATGGATGATCTGTCGATGTTGATGGACGAATCGTTTGATATCGTCCATCAACCTGTCAGCACCTGTTATGTCCCCGATATCAGTCGCGTCTACTCGGAAATCGCTCGCGTCACGCGCGATCAGGGGTTGTACATTTGCCAGCACAAACAGCCCACGAGTGCTCAGATCACGCATCGGGATGAACGCGATCATTTCGTCGTAGGAATCGAGTACTACCATACCGGCCCCCTGCCCCGCACCGAAGATACCTCTTATCGCGAGCGGGGTGCGGTGGAATACCTGCACCGCTGGGACGAGTTGGTCGGTAGCTTGTGTCGGTCGGGGTTTGTGATCGAAGACCTGCGAGAGCCTCGTCGAGCCGACCGCAAGGCGCCGGTTGAACACTTTGGCTACCGCGGCCGGTTCATCCCCCCGTATGTCCGAATGAAGGCACGTCGGCTGCCACGAACCCGTTCGGAATCGGCCGCTCCCTCCAAACTGTGGCTTCCGTGA
- a CDS encoding FHA domain-containing protein translates to MTFVTFRVLEGMEQGRVFTRLKLPVSLGREDENSIQLNDDHISRFHARVQELSGRVILTDLDSTNGTRVNGHSVQVRILQVGDVIVVGRCVLLLSECQNEAQPVLSDDPDPYRTAYVQKGRTIEDDSKHWEIIEPLPGEPAHPPSLFPNGPPELPTNLVKLQKIQLSDLLWHLKDRIGCVVKKAEELPEAGSVRSVKCDWETWSQLIQLMVDLSTYIDKVNETE, encoded by the coding sequence ATGACCTTCGTGACATTTCGAGTTCTCGAAGGCATGGAACAGGGTCGCGTTTTCACCCGACTCAAGCTACCCGTCTCGCTGGGCCGCGAAGATGAGAACTCGATTCAGTTGAATGACGACCATATCAGTCGTTTTCATGCCAGAGTCCAGGAGCTCTCGGGCCGAGTCATCCTCACGGATCTGGACAGTACCAATGGTACGCGGGTCAACGGACATTCGGTGCAGGTTCGCATTCTGCAAGTCGGGGATGTCATTGTCGTGGGGCGCTGCGTGCTGTTACTCAGCGAATGCCAGAACGAGGCTCAGCCGGTTCTTTCGGACGACCCCGATCCTTACCGGACGGCCTACGTCCAAAAAGGCCGGACGATTGAGGATGATTCGAAGCATTGGGAGATCATCGAACCTCTGCCGGGTGAACCCGCGCATCCACCGAGCTTGTTTCCCAACGGTCCTCCTGAACTGCCCACGAACCTGGTGAAGCTGCAGAAAATTCAGTTGTCAGACCTGTTGTGGCATCTGAAAGATCGAATCGGATGCGTCGTCAAAAAGGCGGAAGAGCTGCCTGAAGCGGGTTCGGTTCGCAGTGTGAAATGTGATTGGGAAACCTGGTCGCAGTTGATCCAACTGATGGTGGATCTCTCGACTTATATCGACAAGGTCAACGAAACCGAGTGA
- the thyX gene encoding FAD-dependent thymidylate synthase, with translation MTETTSLLEQLRWKKFPVLNDGFVCLVDVMGDDSAVVQAARVSYGVGTKRVSDDRTLIRYLLRHRHTTPFEMAEIKLLIRVPMDCWRQWIRHRTANVNEYSTRYSEAIDSTQSTAPDAWRSQATQNRQGSEAPLSEQLGAQLTAEELQLQEQSRRVYEARLEAGVAREQARKDLPLSTYTEAYWKIDLHNLLHFLALRMDSHAQEEIRLYATAIGQQIVKPLFPVVWEAFEDYRMGGSTLSRLESGVIKRLIAQGAETKAAPPYSEADFLAVQDVTWKELTRCRERDECRDKLVELGLLKRVS, from the coding sequence ATGACCGAAACGACTTCGTTGCTGGAACAATTGCGCTGGAAGAAATTTCCGGTCTTGAACGACGGTTTCGTCTGTTTGGTCGATGTCATGGGGGACGATTCGGCCGTCGTGCAGGCGGCCCGCGTCAGTTATGGCGTGGGCACCAAGCGCGTTTCAGATGACCGGACCCTCATCCGCTACCTTCTGCGGCATCGCCACACCACACCATTCGAAATGGCCGAGATCAAGTTGTTGATCCGCGTTCCGATGGATTGCTGGCGACAATGGATCAGGCATCGCACGGCAAACGTCAACGAATACAGCACTCGCTATTCGGAAGCGATCGACTCAACACAGTCGACGGCCCCCGACGCCTGGCGGTCACAGGCCACCCAGAATCGCCAGGGAAGTGAAGCGCCACTGTCCGAGCAACTCGGCGCACAACTGACCGCCGAGGAATTGCAATTGCAGGAACAATCGAGACGCGTCTACGAAGCACGCCTCGAAGCCGGTGTCGCACGAGAACAGGCCCGCAAGGACTTGCCACTGTCGACGTACACCGAAGCGTATTGGAAAATCGACCTGCACAACCTGTTGCACTTTCTCGCGTTGCGAATGGATAGTCACGCTCAGGAAGAAATTCGCCTGTACGCGACCGCGATCGGGCAGCAAATTGTCAAGCCGCTGTTCCCCGTCGTCTGGGAAGCGTTCGAAGACTACCGAATGGGGGGATCGACGCTCAGCCGCCTGGAATCCGGTGTCATCAAGCGGTTGATCGCGCAAGGAGCCGAGACCAAAGCGGCCCCGCCTTACTCGGAAGCCGACTTCCTGGCAGTGCAAGATGTGACCTGGAAAGAACTGACGCGGTGCCGCGAACGCGACGAATGTCGAGACAAGCTGGTCGAGCTCGGCCTACTGAAACGAGTTAGTTAA
- a CDS encoding lactate racemase domain-containing protein, with protein MPLISLDYGLTERWESELPSERLLYVHKGPEPLADPLTATRSALTDPIEFPALEFALVPDDRVVIVLDRGVPSAAEILSGTWTSLATAGVAPENVLVLQPASMTSPAPVDPRRLLAPQVRDLIGWKIHDPTADNGTGYLASSAAGERIYLAREVLDADFVLPISRLGFDSMLGRRELTSAFFPGLSNPEAFAKSIGQGHQELGPDDERPFRQLVNEIAWLLGIQFAIQVLPSCSHDGMARILTGNTDRVAEQGRTLLDEQWRMTLDQRGETAIVAIPRSGDATSWNDLGAAVATAQKLIVQGGRIVVLSDLAEQPGAGIDILRSSRSAKSALQPLRKAAPPDVLAASQLASAADWASIYLLSRLDGQLVEETFMTPLENEREATRLLETCDGYVVLPGAQHLYGEIRE; from the coding sequence ATGCCTTTGATCTCGCTCGACTACGGGCTGACTGAACGCTGGGAAAGCGAACTGCCGAGCGAGCGTCTGCTGTACGTCCACAAGGGACCAGAACCGCTGGCCGATCCGCTGACCGCCACCCGCAGCGCACTCACCGATCCCATCGAGTTCCCAGCCCTCGAGTTCGCACTGGTCCCCGATGACCGCGTCGTGATCGTACTTGATCGCGGTGTCCCCTCGGCCGCGGAAATCCTGTCGGGAACCTGGACGTCACTTGCCACGGCAGGTGTCGCCCCGGAAAACGTCTTGGTCCTGCAACCCGCCTCCATGACGTCTCCGGCCCCCGTCGATCCAAGACGACTGTTGGCGCCGCAAGTGCGCGATCTGATCGGTTGGAAGATCCATGACCCTACCGCCGACAATGGGACAGGCTATTTGGCATCGAGCGCCGCCGGTGAACGAATCTACCTGGCACGCGAAGTTCTGGATGCCGATTTCGTCCTGCCGATCAGCCGCCTGGGATTCGACTCGATGCTCGGCCGACGCGAGCTGACGAGCGCATTCTTCCCCGGCCTGTCGAATCCCGAGGCTTTCGCCAAGTCGATTGGACAGGGACACCAGGAACTGGGCCCCGATGATGAACGCCCGTTTCGACAGTTGGTCAATGAAATTGCCTGGCTGCTGGGAATTCAGTTTGCCATTCAGGTCTTGCCATCTTGCAGCCATGACGGCATGGCCCGAATCCTGACGGGAAACACCGATCGTGTCGCCGAACAGGGACGCACCCTGCTCGACGAACAGTGGCGTATGACGCTTGACCAACGCGGCGAAACCGCAATCGTGGCGATCCCACGCAGTGGTGATGCAACCAGTTGGAACGACCTTGGTGCCGCCGTCGCGACCGCTCAAAAACTGATTGTCCAAGGCGGACGCATCGTTGTCCTCTCAGATCTCGCGGAGCAACCGGGTGCGGGGATCGACATCCTTCGCAGCAGCCGGTCCGCAAAATCGGCTCTGCAACCACTACGCAAGGCGGCTCCGCCCGATGTCCTTGCCGCCTCGCAACTGGCTTCGGCGGCCGACTGGGCATCGATCTATCTGCTCAGCCGACTCGACGGTCAGCTCGTCGAAGAAACGTTTATGACTCCGCTGGAAAATGAGCGTGAGGCCACGCGTCTGCTGGAAACGTGCGATGGCTACGTCGTACTTCCCGGGGCGCAGCATCTTTACGGAGAAATCCGCGAATAA
- a CDS encoding glycoside hydrolase family protein, translating to MFADVTRSNRFQRVSAAGRIRTAFTTACSLLLIVLVSTAHVESADDEFPPELTRFAPDSRNPLLKGAGAGHWDVKIRERGWILREGDQWKMWYTGYDGTRPGKKMLGYATSPDGFVWTRDPHNPIYSDRWVEDLCIIPLNGTYYMFAEGEEDHAQLLTSRDGIHWEQQGRIDIRLANGEPIPDGPYGTPTAWHENGQWNLFYERKDQGIWLARSSDLKIFTNVQDEPVINIGPDVYDQDQIAMNQIIFHKGRYYTVYHGTKNSNDPKIPNQWCTCLAVSTDLVHWKKYPGNPLLPIADNKSSGLLIQDGTSYRLYTMHNEVHVHLPIK from the coding sequence ATGTTCGCTGATGTCACTCGTTCCAATCGGTTCCAACGCGTTTCGGCCGCCGGTCGAATCCGTACCGCCTTCACGACAGCATGTTCGCTCCTGCTGATCGTCCTCGTCTCTACGGCACACGTTGAATCTGCCGACGACGAGTTCCCCCCCGAACTGACCCGATTCGCCCCCGACAGCCGCAATCCACTTTTGAAAGGAGCGGGCGCGGGACATTGGGATGTCAAAATTCGCGAACGCGGCTGGATTCTTCGCGAAGGTGATCAGTGGAAGATGTGGTACACGGGTTACGACGGGACTCGTCCCGGCAAGAAAATGCTCGGCTATGCCACCTCACCCGATGGTTTCGTCTGGACGCGCGACCCGCACAATCCGATCTACTCCGACCGCTGGGTGGAAGACCTGTGCATCATCCCCCTGAACGGCACGTACTACATGTTCGCCGAAGGAGAAGAAGACCACGCTCAATTACTCACGTCGCGCGACGGCATCCACTGGGAACAACAGGGACGCATCGACATTCGACTTGCCAATGGCGAACCGATTCCCGACGGCCCCTACGGCACCCCCACCGCGTGGCACGAAAATGGGCAATGGAACTTGTTCTATGAACGGAAGGATCAAGGGATCTGGCTGGCTCGATCATCGGACCTGAAGATTTTTACGAACGTGCAGGACGAACCGGTCATCAACATCGGCCCTGATGTTTATGACCAGGATCAGATCGCCATGAATCAGATCATTTTTCATAAGGGCCGGTACTATACGGTGTACCACGGCACCAAGAACTCGAATGACCCCAAGATTCCGAACCAATGGTGCACCTGCCTGGCCGTCTCGACGGATCTGGTCCACTGGAAGAAATACCCAGGCAATCCTCTGCTGCCAATCGCCGACAACAAATCGAGTGGACTGCTGATCCAGGACGGGACGTCGTATCGGTTGTACACGATGCACAACGAAGTCCACGTGCATCTGCCCATCAAGTAA
- a CDS encoding DUF1501 domain-containing protein: MRLFTGAANQYCDRVSRRSFLQIGSLAVGGLTLPRLLQAETAAAARSHKAVIMVYLSGGMPHQDTFDLKMEAPAEIRGEFSTIPSVVPGIDVCELLPKMATVMDRCSVIRSVVGQRDEHSSFQNLTGYTMREVERNYYPNFGSMVAKVQGPTTPLVPPFVDLFPTMQHRPYNSTGAGYLGSQYNQVRADGEDLASMKLRYVESMQFANRQKLLEGLDGFRRTADRGGLDNLEESYRRAFEVLTSSKLMEAMDVSKEDPAVRARYAMGSSKHLGDGGPLWNDQLLIARRLVEAGVRVVTVAYGFWDTHGNNFGHLKAHLPTVDSGISALIEDIYQRGLGDDVSLVVWGEFGRTPKINKDAGRDHWAPVQAALMAGGGMKVGQVIGSTDRTGGFAESRPVHYRDVLATIYHNLGIDTHQFVRSFGDRPVPIFDEDARPIRELIG; the protein is encoded by the coding sequence ATGCGACTGTTTACCGGTGCGGCCAACCAATATTGTGATCGGGTATCACGGCGATCGTTTTTACAGATCGGATCTCTGGCCGTTGGCGGACTGACATTGCCGCGATTACTGCAGGCCGAAACGGCCGCGGCGGCGCGCTCGCACAAAGCTGTCATCATGGTCTATCTGTCTGGTGGCATGCCGCACCAGGACACGTTCGATCTGAAGATGGAAGCTCCTGCGGAGATTCGCGGTGAGTTTTCGACGATTCCATCGGTCGTGCCCGGAATCGATGTTTGTGAGCTGTTGCCAAAGATGGCGACCGTGATGGATCGCTGTTCGGTCATTCGTTCGGTCGTAGGCCAGCGTGATGAGCACTCCAGCTTTCAGAATTTGACCGGCTACACGATGCGCGAGGTGGAGCGCAACTACTATCCAAACTTCGGATCGATGGTGGCGAAGGTTCAGGGGCCGACGACTCCCTTGGTTCCACCGTTTGTCGATCTGTTCCCCACGATGCAGCACCGCCCTTACAACAGTACCGGCGCGGGGTATCTGGGCAGCCAGTACAATCAGGTTCGTGCGGACGGCGAAGATCTCGCGAGTATGAAGCTGCGATACGTTGAATCGATGCAGTTCGCAAATCGCCAGAAACTGTTAGAGGGACTCGACGGATTCCGCCGAACCGCAGATCGGGGTGGTTTGGACAATCTCGAAGAGAGCTACCGTCGCGCATTCGAAGTGCTGACCTCGAGCAAGCTGATGGAGGCGATGGATGTCAGCAAGGAAGATCCCGCGGTGCGGGCTCGGTATGCGATGGGGTCGTCAAAGCATCTGGGCGACGGCGGCCCGCTTTGGAACGATCAGCTGCTGATCGCACGTCGCCTGGTGGAAGCCGGGGTGCGCGTGGTCACGGTGGCCTATGGATTCTGGGATACACACGGCAACAACTTTGGGCATCTGAAGGCCCACCTGCCGACTGTCGACAGCGGAATCTCGGCGTTGATTGAAGACATCTATCAGCGTGGGTTGGGCGACGATGTGTCGCTGGTCGTGTGGGGCGAATTCGGTCGTACGCCCAAGATCAACAAGGATGCGGGACGCGATCACTGGGCTCCGGTGCAGGCCGCGTTGATGGCGGGCGGCGGAATGAAGGTTGGACAGGTCATTGGTTCGACGGACAGGACCGGCGGTTTTGCTGAATCGCGTCCTGTCCACTATCGCGATGTCCTCGCGACGATTTACCACAACCTGGGAATCGACACGCATCAATTCGTCCGCAGCTTCGGTGACCGTCCGGTACCTATCTTTGACGAAGATGCACGTCCGATTCGGGAACTGATCGGCTGA